Proteins from one Streptomyces caniferus genomic window:
- a CDS encoding MFS transporter, whose product MEPRGRTRWAMGGLLAGGILVNFLDRTAISVASSSIADDFGLDLQQLGVVLSAFTWSYCLVQLPAGLLVDLLGVSRLTRIASALWAVAGLLTAVAGGVGPLIAARLLLGVAEGPSMVGASKATAAWFPLSERGTATAMFDGATKLANMVAFPVLAFVMSEWGWRAGFLFTAVVSALFTAVWWWGYRDPSAYRSLGPAERAFILDGGARDVDRGGARQFRSALRSGRIWLLSCGFACYGYTINIVLTWMPEFLQREFHVRLLQSGLYSMIPWAVATVAELLVGGWLVDRLVRRGRAPWTVRRTVLTCGLALGATIGAAGGAGSPTVAVVWMSLSLAGLALAAPVAWGLPGLLAPPGTVGAVSGLMNFLNTAATAGGVLLTGQLAQVTGSFEAPFLFAVAVLALGVALYWGALRPAAVADSGPARQLDRV is encoded by the coding sequence GTGGAACCCCGTGGACGCACCCGTTGGGCGATGGGCGGACTCCTCGCCGGAGGCATCCTCGTCAACTTCCTCGACCGCACCGCGATATCGGTGGCGAGCTCCTCGATCGCCGACGACTTCGGGCTGGACCTCCAGCAACTCGGTGTGGTCCTCTCGGCCTTCACCTGGTCGTACTGCCTGGTCCAGTTGCCCGCCGGCCTGCTGGTGGACCTCCTGGGCGTCTCGCGGCTCACCCGGATCGCCTCCGCGTTATGGGCGGTGGCCGGGCTGCTGACCGCGGTGGCCGGCGGGGTGGGGCCCCTCATCGCGGCCCGGCTGCTGCTCGGGGTCGCCGAGGGGCCCTCGATGGTCGGCGCCTCCAAGGCGACCGCGGCGTGGTTCCCGCTCAGCGAGCGCGGGACGGCCACCGCGATGTTCGACGGAGCCACCAAGCTGGCCAACATGGTGGCCTTCCCGGTCCTGGCGTTCGTGATGAGCGAGTGGGGGTGGCGGGCCGGATTCCTGTTCACCGCCGTCGTGAGCGCGCTGTTCACCGCCGTGTGGTGGTGGGGCTACCGCGACCCTTCCGCGTACCGCTCGCTGGGTCCGGCGGAGCGCGCGTTCATCCTCGACGGCGGGGCACGGGACGTCGACCGGGGCGGGGCGCGGCAGTTCCGCTCGGCACTGCGTTCCGGCAGGATCTGGCTCCTGTCCTGCGGTTTCGCCTGCTACGGCTACACCATCAACATCGTGCTGACCTGGATGCCGGAGTTCCTCCAGCGCGAGTTCCACGTGCGGCTGCTGCAGTCCGGCCTCTACTCGATGATTCCGTGGGCGGTGGCGACGGTGGCCGAACTCCTCGTCGGGGGCTGGCTGGTGGACCGGCTGGTGCGCCGGGGCCGCGCTCCGTGGACGGTGCGCCGAACGGTGCTGACGTGCGGGCTGGCGCTCGGCGCGACCATCGGCGCCGCGGGGGGTGCCGGGTCGCCCACCGTCGCCGTCGTCTGGATGTCCCTCTCGCTGGCGGGGCTGGCCCTCGCCGCGCCCGTCGCCTGGGGCCTCCCGGGGCTGCTGGCCCCGCCGGGGACCGTGGGGGCGGTCAGCGGCCTGATGAACTTCCTCAATACGGCGGCCACGGCCGGCGGGGTGCTGCTCACCGGTCAACTGGCGCAGGTGACCGGATCGTTCGAGGCGCCGTTCCTGTTCGCCGTCGCCGTTCTGGCCCTCGGGGTCGCGCTCTACTGGGGGGCGCTGCGCCCGGCCGCGGTGGCGGACTCCGGCCCCGCCCGGCAGCTGGACCGGGTGTGA
- a CDS encoding UDP-N-acetylmuramate dehydrogenase produces MTVRRPARSCNGPTTCWWRGHGPPARQVPAPSPPRTPWRAPDRNGIQEKQEDMRVTHEAPLAPLTTLGIGGPAAALIELYDPTDFPEFVALAGTFPGAPVCLGEGSNVLVGDAGCDSAVLRMSTKGVRVAGTAADGRVLVEVQAGHPLADLVDTTIAEGLTGMEMLVGIPGTTGALPVQNVGAYGQETADTLVEVTAWDWASGRMVALDAAACGLGHRTSVFKHSRRWTLLSLVFALRRSELSAPVTYRTVAAELGVPVGSRVPLDEAARAVLAVRKSKGMVLGCSGADDRSVGSVFLSPEISPAQAERLRALQAPVNRFPDGSIRVSASWLIREAGFALRRPIVRGVRISSLHYTLVAEEGASAAGFTRAIDIVLQEVLRRTGVRLTSEIDFL; encoded by the coding sequence ATGACGGTGCGGCGGCCCGCGAGATCGTGCAACGGGCCGACGACCTGCTGGTGGAGGGGGCACGGTCCGCCTGCTAGGCAGGTGCCCGCGCCCTCACCGCCGCGCACCCCTTGGCGGGCCCCGGACCGGAACGGCATCCAGGAGAAACAGGAAGACATGCGAGTCACTCACGAGGCACCGCTCGCCCCGCTGACGACGCTGGGCATCGGCGGACCGGCGGCGGCCCTCATCGAGCTGTACGACCCCACGGACTTCCCCGAGTTCGTGGCACTGGCCGGCACCTTCCCCGGCGCGCCCGTCTGCCTGGGCGAGGGCAGCAACGTGCTGGTCGGCGACGCCGGATGCGACAGCGCCGTACTGCGGATGAGCACCAAGGGCGTCCGCGTGGCCGGGACCGCCGCCGACGGACGGGTGCTGGTCGAGGTCCAGGCCGGGCATCCGCTCGCCGATCTCGTCGACACCACCATCGCCGAGGGCCTCACCGGTATGGAGATGCTGGTGGGCATCCCCGGGACCACCGGCGCCCTCCCCGTCCAGAACGTCGGCGCCTACGGTCAGGAGACCGCCGACACCCTGGTGGAGGTGACGGCATGGGACTGGGCGTCGGGCCGCATGGTCGCCCTGGACGCGGCGGCCTGCGGCCTGGGCCACCGCACCAGCGTCTTCAAGCACTCCCGCCGGTGGACCCTGCTGAGCCTGGTGTTCGCGCTGCGCCGGTCCGAGCTGAGCGCGCCGGTCACCTACCGGACGGTCGCCGCCGAGCTCGGTGTTCCGGTCGGGAGCAGGGTGCCGCTGGACGAGGCGGCACGGGCGGTGCTCGCCGTCCGCAAGAGCAAGGGCATGGTCCTGGGGTGCAGCGGCGCCGACGACCGCTCGGTGGGCAGTGTGTTCCTCAGCCCCGAGATCTCCCCCGCCCAGGCCGAACGCCTGCGGGCGCTCCAGGCTCCGGTGAACCGTTTTCCCGACGGCTCGATCCGGGTCAGTGCGAGCTGGCTCATCCGGGAGGCAGGTTTCGCACTGCGCCGGCCGATCGTCAGGGGCGTACGGATTTCCTCCCTGCACTACACCCTGGTCGCCGAAGAGGGGGCGAGCGCCGCGGGTTTCACCCGGGCGATCGACATCGTGCTCCAGGAGGTCCTGCGCCGTACCGGAGTGCGGCTCACCTCCGAAATCGACTTCCTCTGA
- a CDS encoding lantibiotic dehydratase → MGGRNDVDFECGKVALVRAAALPLPADDAPAREPRPSGGDPHEEDRLRREVTRLAADARLMEAVDLASAGLAAEVDRVVAGERLRPKSLRRIAVSLTKYHSRMSHRPTPFGLFAGVGVAGFGPAPAREPVGGGRSVTRPDADWLDGVIETLLDVPAVLERSRLTANNLHTVRDGRLVLVDRHDPTGTRQLTGSVRHTRVVRHLLAAAARPTPFPELVREGKRQFPRAPEGAVENSIAQLVRGHFLLSDLTPPPDCTAPLDHIGDRLHGVDHPTALELHGIRAELRSLDAAPPDSRRARLTAVRERMRAVRPAADVLQTDLALEVRLTLPEEVAREAERAATVLWRTSPVHRGNPGLRDYHLAFLERYGTDRPVPVLDLLDEARGLGLPRDHRQHGAPPPVPPSPETAARDRHLGELLMAAVRSGDREVVLDEESVRALEPARCGPAPSSMEVGAELVAPDWDALCVGDFRLVLGPHAVSPLAGAVFSRFAPVLGPSAGQIRELARHTERTAPHTEIPACVAYRPRVARSGNVSAVPQWLSHRIPLGVGPAAAPSPHDLRPAHLAVFADPDGLRLVDTSTGRRVRPLSYSMLNPSSGHLPYVARFLLELGQEGQAFCAPWNWGSWASSPALPRVRHGRTVLCPARWLPDRALRAAADRGDEEWDQQVGQWRQRWDVPRQVLLTKADHRVAADLDDPLHRMAFRDEVRRAPGLTVVEQYGGRDGRQWFRGPEGPHAAEFFFPVFARPTTGRSASPDSRHPLPTATPVPPLTHGTDSGRGARAQLPGGEWLYAKLYVPRARQAEVLARHLAPLTDPGLLRRAGADLWFFLRYEDPAPHIRLRFHGKPESLWPVLLPALHSWAQERTEAGLLAKMVLDTYEPEIERYGGPAALGHAERLFHADSESVVTLLAMAPDQLGDPTMPAALGILDVLTHLGSPDQALGWLSSPSVMERRGDVPRARKQDVAALLDAHGRPLPPGAADGWGVGWSTRGPALAALHAALSAGGTDPDRTGRIARSLAHMHCNRLLGPAPEQELTAQVTAREALALWLGRKRNNRCP, encoded by the coding sequence GTGGGCGGCCGGAACGACGTCGATTTCGAGTGCGGGAAGGTGGCCTTGGTACGGGCCGCGGCCCTCCCGCTGCCCGCGGACGACGCACCGGCCCGCGAGCCGCGGCCGTCCGGCGGGGACCCGCACGAAGAGGACCGGCTGCGCCGCGAGGTGACCCGGCTCGCCGCCGACGCACGGCTCATGGAAGCGGTGGACCTGGCCAGCGCGGGCCTCGCGGCGGAGGTGGACCGCGTCGTCGCGGGAGAACGGCTCAGACCCAAGTCGCTGCGTCGTATCGCGGTGTCACTGACGAAGTACCACTCACGGATGTCGCACCGTCCCACCCCGTTCGGGTTGTTCGCCGGGGTCGGCGTCGCCGGGTTTGGGCCCGCGCCCGCGCGCGAGCCGGTCGGTGGCGGGCGCAGCGTGACCCGGCCGGACGCGGACTGGCTGGACGGCGTCATCGAGACCCTGCTCGACGTCCCGGCCGTACTGGAGCGCTCGCGGCTGACCGCCAACAACCTGCACACCGTACGAGACGGCCGGCTGGTGCTGGTCGACCGCCATGACCCCACCGGAACACGGCAACTGACCGGCTCGGTGCGCCACACCCGGGTGGTCCGCCACCTGCTGGCGGCCGCGGCCCGGCCCACGCCGTTTCCCGAGCTGGTGCGGGAGGGCAAGCGGCAGTTCCCCCGAGCACCCGAGGGCGCGGTCGAGAACAGCATCGCGCAGCTCGTGCGCGGTCACTTCCTGCTCAGCGATCTGACACCGCCGCCCGACTGCACCGCCCCGCTCGACCACATAGGCGACCGGCTGCACGGAGTCGACCACCCTACGGCCCTCGAACTGCACGGAATCAGAGCCGAGTTGAGGTCTCTGGACGCCGCGCCCCCGGACTCCCGGCGAGCCCGGCTGACCGCGGTCCGCGAGCGGATGCGGGCGGTGCGCCCGGCCGCGGACGTCCTCCAGACGGATCTGGCGCTGGAGGTACGGCTGACGCTGCCGGAGGAGGTGGCCCGGGAAGCGGAACGCGCCGCGACCGTGCTGTGGCGGACCTCCCCCGTACACCGCGGCAATCCGGGCCTGCGCGACTACCACCTGGCCTTCCTGGAGCGGTACGGCACCGACAGGCCGGTACCGGTCCTCGATCTGCTCGACGAGGCCCGGGGGCTGGGGCTGCCCCGCGACCACCGGCAGCACGGTGCGCCACCGCCCGTCCCGCCCTCCCCCGAGACCGCCGCGCGCGACCGCCACCTCGGCGAGCTGCTGATGGCCGCCGTCCGCAGCGGCGACCGCGAAGTGGTGCTCGACGAGGAGTCCGTACGCGCCCTGGAACCGGCGCGGTGCGGACCGGCCCCGTCGAGCATGGAGGTGGGAGCCGAGCTGGTGGCGCCCGACTGGGACGCCCTGTGCGTCGGGGACTTCCGTCTGGTGCTCGGTCCTCATGCGGTGTCGCCGCTGGCCGGGGCGGTGTTCAGCCGGTTCGCGCCGGTGCTCGGCCCGTCGGCCGGGCAGATCCGGGAGCTGGCCCGGCACACCGAGCGGACCGCACCCCACACCGAGATCCCGGCGTGTGTCGCCTACCGGCCCAGGGTGGCGCGTTCCGGCAATGTGTCCGCCGTCCCGCAGTGGCTGTCCCACCGCATCCCGCTCGGTGTCGGCCCCGCCGCGGCACCCAGCCCCCACGATCTGCGGCCGGCACATCTCGCGGTGTTCGCGGACCCGGACGGCCTCCGGCTCGTCGACACCTCGACCGGCCGAAGGGTGCGGCCGCTGTCGTACTCGATGCTCAACCCGAGCAGCGGCCATCTCCCCTACGTGGCCCGGTTCCTGCTGGAGCTCGGGCAGGAGGGGCAGGCCTTCTGCGCACCGTGGAACTGGGGCAGCTGGGCCTCGTCCCCCGCATTGCCCCGGGTGCGGCACGGCCGCACCGTGCTCTGCCCGGCACGCTGGCTGCCCGACCGGGCGCTGCGCGCCGCCGCCGACCGCGGGGACGAGGAGTGGGACCAGCAGGTCGGGCAGTGGCGGCAGCGCTGGGACGTCCCACGGCAGGTGCTGCTCACCAAGGCGGACCACCGCGTCGCGGCCGACCTCGACGATCCCCTGCACCGCATGGCCTTCCGCGACGAGGTACGGCGGGCGCCCGGCCTGACGGTGGTGGAGCAGTACGGGGGCCGGGACGGAAGGCAGTGGTTCCGGGGCCCGGAAGGCCCCCATGCCGCAGAGTTCTTCTTCCCCGTCTTCGCCCGGCCCACCACCGGCCGGAGCGCCTCACCCGACAGCCGGCATCCCCTCCCCACGGCGACGCCCGTCCCGCCTCTGACGCACGGCACCGACAGCGGTCGTGGAGCCCGCGCCCAACTGCCCGGCGGCGAATGGCTCTACGCGAAGCTCTACGTACCGCGCGCCCGCCAGGCGGAGGTGCTGGCCCGCCACCTCGCGCCGCTGACCGACCCCGGACTGCTCCGCAGAGCGGGCGCAGACCTGTGGTTCTTCCTGCGGTACGAGGACCCGGCGCCCCACATCCGGCTGCGCTTCCACGGCAAGCCGGAGTCCCTGTGGCCGGTGCTGCTGCCCGCACTCCACTCCTGGGCGCAGGAGCGCACGGAGGCGGGGCTGCTCGCCAAGATGGTCCTCGACACCTACGAACCCGAGATCGAGCGGTACGGCGGACCGGCCGCACTCGGCCACGCCGAGCGTCTCTTCCACGCCGACAGCGAATCCGTCGTCACGCTGCTGGCCATGGCACCCGACCAGTTGGGCGATCCGACGATGCCGGCCGCGCTGGGCATCCTCGACGTCCTCACCCACCTCGGCTCCCCGGACCAGGCACTCGGCTGGCTCAGCAGCCCATCGGTGATGGAGCGCCGCGGAGACGTGCCGCGGGCCCGGAAACAGGACGTCGCCGCGCTGCTGGACGCCCACGGCAGGCCCCTGCCACCCGGCGCCGCGGACGGCTGGGGAGTGGGCTGGAGCACCCGCGGTCCGGCACTGGCCGCTCTGCACGCGGCGCTCTCCGCCGGCGGAACGGACCCGGACCGGACGGGACGGATCGCCCGGAGCCTGGCCCATATGCACTGCAACCGGCTGCTCGGCCCCGCTCCCGAGCAGGAACTGACCGCACAGGTGACGGCCCGTGAGGCGCTCGCGCTGTGGCTCGGCCGGAAGAGGAACAACAGATGTCCGTGA
- a CDS encoding lanthionine synthetase C family protein yields the protein MSVTAPDALCDTASDLAHRVADLLNTPERVADAARDAFASLPGELPHSGWQPASLLIGHPGIALLHTRCAQGDARYAALAHAHLAAAVAAATDAGPAAVGDLLLPARLHANAHGGYTRLLARSAEVHAAYVRARVAHLVARQREHGPGLAYGDYDVIAGLAGEGRGLLLAADHGDEPCAEALGDVLRFLVGISHPVRPAEANGTPVPGWWCAPDRYLVPRDRQEFPRGDFNVGAAHGICGPLALLSLAHRSGHRVPGLRDAIRRMADWVRSVGYTDDRGMQWPGRVAFPGLPGESRRPSRQTGAPSRPGWCYGTSGIAWTLHLAGQALDDHRMTALAEEAITGLAHRIHDGPASDDPGLCHGRAGILHTLVRMAGVTGRAGLWEAADDLARELVAAFDGRTPFGYAQVLPPVRPPSRSPSLSLSPAPSPAPPPSTVPDRVHHPGLLDGATGVALVLADYADARRGAALAERHTWDAALLMS from the coding sequence ATGTCCGTGACCGCACCCGATGCCCTGTGCGACACCGCGTCGGACCTCGCCCACCGCGTCGCCGACCTGCTGAACACACCGGAGCGGGTGGCGGACGCCGCCCGCGACGCCTTCGCCTCGCTGCCCGGCGAACTGCCGCACTCCGGCTGGCAGCCCGCCTCGCTGCTGATCGGACACCCCGGTATCGCGCTGCTGCACACCAGATGCGCCCAGGGCGATGCCCGGTACGCCGCCCTCGCGCACGCCCATCTCGCGGCAGCCGTGGCGGCGGCCACCGACGCCGGACCGGCCGCCGTCGGCGACCTGCTGCTGCCCGCGCGGCTGCACGCCAACGCACACGGCGGATACACCCGGCTGCTGGCCCGCTCCGCCGAGGTGCACGCCGCCTATGTCCGGGCGCGTGTCGCCCACCTCGTCGCACGGCAGCGGGAGCACGGCCCCGGGCTGGCGTACGGCGACTACGACGTGATCGCGGGCCTGGCGGGAGAGGGGCGCGGCCTCCTGCTGGCGGCCGATCATGGCGACGAGCCGTGCGCGGAGGCCCTCGGCGACGTGCTGCGCTTTCTCGTCGGCATCAGCCACCCCGTCCGCCCCGCGGAAGCCAACGGGACCCCGGTGCCCGGATGGTGGTGCGCACCCGACCGCTACCTCGTCCCCCGCGACCGTCAGGAGTTCCCGCGAGGCGACTTCAACGTCGGCGCCGCCCACGGCATCTGCGGCCCGCTCGCCCTGCTGTCCCTGGCCCACCGCTCCGGCCACCGGGTGCCGGGCCTGCGCGACGCCATCCGGCGGATGGCCGACTGGGTGAGGAGCGTCGGGTACACCGACGACCGGGGCATGCAGTGGCCCGGCCGGGTCGCCTTCCCGGGCCTCCCCGGAGAGTCCCGGCGGCCCTCCCGGCAAACGGGAGCACCCAGCAGACCCGGCTGGTGCTACGGGACCTCCGGCATCGCCTGGACCCTCCACCTGGCCGGGCAGGCACTCGACGACCACCGGATGACGGCCCTGGCCGAGGAGGCGATCACCGGCCTCGCGCACCGCATCCACGACGGGCCGGCGTCCGACGACCCGGGCCTCTGCCACGGCCGTGCGGGCATCCTCCACACCCTCGTCCGGATGGCCGGTGTCACCGGACGTGCAGGGCTGTGGGAGGCCGCCGACGACCTCGCCCGGGAACTCGTCGCAGCATTCGACGGGCGGACTCCGTTCGGCTACGCCCAGGTTCTGCCCCCCGTGCGGCCGCCGTCACGGTCCCCGTCCCTCTCACTGTCTCCGGCTCCCTCACCGGCTCCGCCTCCGTCGACCGTCCCCGACCGTGTCCACCATCCCGGCCTGCTGGACGGCGCCACCGGAGTCGCCCTCGTACTGGCCGACTACGCCGACGCCCGCCGGGGAGCCGCACTCGCCGAACGCCACACTTGGGACGCGGCGCTGCTCATGAGCTGA
- a CDS encoding acylphosphatase, translating to MIRRRVVVSGDVQGVFFRDTCRRTAEKHGVAGWVRNLPDGAVEAVFEGEPERVQQLVDWAGEGPPMATVNTVSVHEEEPEGTRGFEIRPSPGGF from the coding sequence ATGATCCGCAGACGGGTGGTGGTCTCCGGAGACGTGCAGGGTGTGTTCTTCCGCGACACCTGCCGGCGCACGGCCGAGAAGCACGGAGTGGCCGGCTGGGTGCGGAATCTGCCGGACGGGGCGGTGGAGGCCGTGTTCGAGGGGGAGCCCGAGCGCGTACAGCAGCTGGTGGACTGGGCAGGCGAGGGGCCGCCGATGGCGACCGTCAACACCGTGTCCGTGCATGAGGAGGAGCCGGAGGGGACGAGGGGCTTCGAGATCCGGCCGTCGCCCGGCGGGTTCTGA
- a CDS encoding DUF72 domain-containing protein yields the protein MTVLVGTSGWQYKDWRGVLYPADQPQRLWLEEYARQFATVESNAAFYRLPEEKTFADWRDRTPDRFVMAVKASRYLTHIKRLRDPQEPVGRLMSHAAALGPRLGPVLLQLPPTLHADAGLLDACLGCFPAGTRVAVEPRHDSWWTAEIRAVLERRGAALCWADRGSRPVTPLWRTADWGYLRFHGGRAQPEPRYGRQALTTWVRRIADAWPDRADVYAYFNNDVGAAAVLDAASFARVASAAGRSVSRTPSGRGAAR from the coding sequence ATGACCGTCCTCGTCGGAACCTCCGGCTGGCAGTACAAGGACTGGCGCGGTGTCCTCTACCCGGCGGACCAGCCGCAGCGGCTGTGGCTGGAGGAGTACGCGCGGCAGTTCGCCACCGTCGAGAGCAACGCCGCCTTCTACCGGCTGCCCGAGGAGAAGACCTTCGCCGACTGGCGGGACCGCACCCCCGACCGGTTCGTGATGGCCGTCAAGGCCAGCCGCTATCTGACGCACATCAAGCGGCTGCGCGATCCGCAGGAGCCGGTCGGACGCCTGATGTCGCACGCCGCCGCCCTGGGCCCCCGGCTCGGGCCCGTCCTGCTCCAACTCCCTCCCACACTGCACGCGGACGCCGGGCTGCTGGACGCCTGCCTCGGCTGCTTCCCCGCCGGCACCCGTGTGGCGGTCGAACCCCGCCACGACTCCTGGTGGACCGCGGAGATCCGTGCCGTCCTGGAGCGGCGGGGCGCCGCGCTGTGCTGGGCGGACCGCGGCTCCCGGCCCGTGACGCCCCTCTGGCGGACCGCCGACTGGGGGTATCTGCGCTTCCACGGGGGCCGTGCACAACCCGAGCCCCGCTACGGCAGACAGGCGCTCACCACCTGGGTGCGACGGATCGCCGACGCCTGGCCGGACCGGGCCGACGTCTACGCGTACTTCAACAACGATGTGGGCGCGGCAGCCGTCCTCGACGCCGCCAGCTTCGCCCGCGTCGCATCGGCCGCCGGACGCTCCGTGAGCCGTACGCCGTCCGGGCGTGGCGCCGCCCGCTGA
- a CDS encoding mannosyltransferase family protein yields the protein MPVLSPRPRRKHPSLAAAPDAGPQRRAAVDAAAPADVVGGSRAPRPWQEALRRRLLPGHADREVLWLYLLTRLGIWTTAYCTRWLFPGDRTTHHAAAFLAPWQQWDWGHFLHIARDGYFPGEDGPWRNGWDNREAFFPGFPLLLRVVHTVVPHWATAGLLISFVSGAVAVLALARVARLHLPHGRAGQRAVLFLLVSPCAIFLAAGYTEALFLALALPAWLAAQRQHWPAAAGLAALATTVRVSGLFLVAALAVHFALTARTRRQWRALPWLALPALPPVLYSGYLRLHTGDWMAWKHAEERGWYRDFHAPWEAWQHTWHAAFAESLPTGYALMSQAELLAMTVGLLLVGVLARRRRWPEAVYVGLSLWALGTSYWYTSIPRATLLWWPLWVLLAAWSLRTPRVKTVYLCLAGPLMTVFALTFLSGRWAG from the coding sequence ATGCCCGTGTTGTCGCCACGTCCGCGGCGGAAGCACCCGTCCCTCGCCGCCGCTCCTGATGCCGGGCCCCAGCGGCGTGCGGCGGTCGACGCCGCGGCGCCGGCCGATGTGGTCGGTGGGTCTCGCGCGCCCCGCCCATGGCAGGAGGCCCTCCGGCGGCGTCTCCTTCCCGGGCACGCCGATCGTGAGGTGCTGTGGCTGTATCTGCTGACCCGGTTGGGGATCTGGACCACCGCCTACTGCACCCGGTGGCTGTTCCCCGGCGACCGGACGACGCATCACGCCGCCGCCTTCCTCGCGCCGTGGCAGCAGTGGGACTGGGGCCACTTCCTGCACATAGCCCGTGACGGCTACTTCCCCGGTGAGGACGGACCGTGGCGGAACGGCTGGGACAACAGAGAGGCGTTCTTCCCCGGCTTCCCCCTTCTCCTGCGGGTCGTCCACACCGTCGTCCCGCACTGGGCCACCGCAGGGCTGCTGATCTCCTTCGTCTCCGGTGCCGTCGCGGTCCTGGCCCTTGCGCGGGTCGCCCGGCTGCATCTGCCCCACGGGAGGGCCGGTCAGCGCGCGGTCCTCTTCCTACTGGTCTCGCCGTGCGCGATATTCCTGGCGGCGGGGTACACCGAAGCGCTCTTCCTCGCGCTCGCCCTGCCGGCCTGGCTCGCCGCCCAGCGGCAGCACTGGCCCGCCGCGGCAGGCCTGGCCGCTCTGGCCACCACCGTCCGCGTCAGCGGCCTGTTCCTCGTCGCCGCCCTCGCCGTCCACTTCGCTCTCACCGCCCGCACCCGCCGGCAGTGGCGGGCCCTGCCGTGGCTGGCGCTGCCCGCACTGCCACCCGTCCTCTACAGCGGGTACCTCCGGCTCCACACCGGCGACTGGATGGCCTGGAAGCATGCCGAAGAACGCGGCTGGTACCGGGACTTCCACGCCCCCTGGGAAGCCTGGCAGCACACCTGGCACGCCGCCTTCGCCGAGTCGCTGCCCACCGGGTATGCCCTGATGTCCCAGGCCGAACTCCTCGCCATGACGGTCGGCCTTCTGCTGGTCGGGGTGCTGGCCCGGCGGCGCCGCTGGCCGGAGGCCGTGTACGTCGGCCTCAGCCTGTGGGCGCTGGGCACGTCGTACTGGTACACCTCCATCCCCCGCGCCACACTTCTGTGGTGGCCCCTGTGGGTCCTGCTGGCCGCATGGAGTCTGCGGACTCCGCGCGTGAAAACCGTGTACCTCTGCCTCGCGGGGCCGCTGATGACCGTCTTCGCCCTCACCTTCCTGTCGGGGCGATGGGCCGGGTGA
- a CDS encoding SigE family RNA polymerase sigma factor, translating to MTVEEFEDFYAQTVARLTGQLYVMLGDQHEAQDVVQEAFVRGWNRRRQLDRSGQPEAWIRTVAWRLAVSRWRVRRRAADAWQRSGAPPHVEGPGPESVALVDALRQLPAKQRRTMTLHYVCDLTVEQIAAETGLSASTVKTHLVRGRTALSLRLQDPRIEEAPGA from the coding sequence TTGACCGTCGAGGAGTTCGAGGATTTCTATGCGCAGACGGTGGCACGGCTGACCGGGCAGCTGTATGTGATGCTCGGCGATCAGCACGAGGCGCAGGACGTGGTGCAGGAGGCATTCGTCAGGGGCTGGAACCGTCGGCGTCAGCTCGACCGGAGCGGTCAGCCCGAGGCGTGGATCCGTACGGTCGCGTGGCGCCTGGCGGTGAGCCGGTGGCGGGTGCGGCGGCGCGCCGCGGATGCGTGGCAGCGGAGCGGTGCCCCGCCGCATGTCGAGGGCCCGGGGCCCGAGTCGGTGGCACTGGTCGACGCCCTGCGGCAACTGCCGGCCAAGCAGCGGCGGACCATGACGCTGCACTACGTGTGCGACCTGACCGTTGAGCAGATCGCCGCGGAGACCGGGCTGTCCGCCAGCACCGTCAAGACGCACCTGGTCCGGGGTCGGACCGCACTCTCCCTTCGTCTGCAGGACCCGCGTATCGAGGAGGCTCCCGGTGCCTGA